A stretch of DNA from Ochotona princeps isolate mOchPri1 chromosome 30, mOchPri1.hap1, whole genome shotgun sequence:
ACAAACACTGTGCTGGCCAGACTTATTCTTAGCCAGGTTGCAGCCTCGCCCAGGGAATGCAGCAAGCCCAAGCAGGGAGTCCTGCGTGTTCACATCTCTCTGCCACCAACAAGAAGGAGGTCTGCCACTTCCTTCTGTCCGCCCCCTTGGCCCACCTATCTCCTTCTCCTGCCCTCATCCCCATCTCCCAGAACCTGATTCTCTTCAAAATCCAGCCAGAACCTCACCTCCACCAGGGAGCCCTCCTCATCCTTCCTTTCTGTGCTTGGTTGCTCTTTCTTTACTCATCTGAACTAATattacagcagacaggaggatgCTCTGATCAGCGGATTGGATTAAATCTGGCAGAAGGGCCTGACGGGGGGTAACCTGGTGCTGGGGATGCTGAGAAACCAGTGGCTGGGGTGGATGGCCTCTGAGAGCCAGCAAACGGCTTAGACCAGCAGGAGCAGCTGAGCaatgaacagccagggctgtgtgggAGCTTCCTTGCCTGCAGGTCAGGAGGGCACGAAGTCACAGCAGGACCCACGCAATGCCTTGGAGAATGCAGGCGGCACGCACCCAGGTCCCTGCCGGCGCCAGGTGTCCTGCACCTGGGCAGGGCTGGCACAGCCTGTCCTGGCTGCCAGGCTAGGAGCCAGGGAGGGACCCAGAGCCAGAGCCTGTTTGCGCAGCTGATGGCCTAAGCATCCCAGCTGGGGTCGCAGTggagccagtgggatggactgggctggggggtggggcagcTGCCCAGGGTCTTGACACTCAAGCTGGGTGCTTGGGCACCTCCCCCACCTCGGGGCCGGGCGGGGCGGGGAGAGGATACCTCTTGGCAGGATCTAGAGACATCTTCGTGGGGTGCCACCGGCATCTGGTCAGTGGCACACTAATGTGACCCCCGCCCCCCAGTATAGGCAGGGAGAGGCCGAGGAACGCCCCGCCACCACCAAAGCAGAGGGGGTAAGGAGGCTAAAACGCAATTTGCTTCCTGGAAGCCCGCTTGGGCTTGCTTCCCGGGTCCTCCCAGAGGCGCGCCCGCAGAGCCCCGCTGAGAAGAAAACGTGCCTGCTGTCAGCTAGGCTGTGATCTGTGCATGAAACAACTTAAAAGAGATGTTTAGTCTTTGAACCCGTGTGATTATGTCACCCCCCCTCCCTGCACGGTGCCAAAGACAGCCGTTTAAAGGCACTGGGACAACACGCCCAAGGTGGCAAATGGGCCGCGGTGACGTTTCCAGCCGCGGAGGAGCGCCGGAGAGCCTGGGCGCACGGGGCCAGACGGCACCACGCAGGAGAAAGGCTCGCGCGGCCCCAAGCTGCCTGGGGGAGAGGTTAAGGAGAAAGTTCAGTCCTTGTTGGGTGATCACCGGCTCCTGCTGCGGTCCTGGAGCCGGACTTCACAGCGCTCCGGAATCCCCCTAGGGCGTCACGCGGCGCCTCCCCAGCTTCGTGGAACCGCGGAGCGCGCCCAGGCCTGCGCCGACCTCTCCTCGGCCTCCGGGTTTAGGGGCTGGGTCCCAGCCCTCCGGGGAGCAGCCAGAGGCATCAGATGGGGTCCCTGGGGAACCGAGCAGTCGGGGCGACGAAAGCAGCCCCTGGCCTTCTGAGCTAGCCGGAGGTGTGAGCAGAGGTTGGACGCCGGCCAGGACGACTCGGGACCCTGGGCGTCCCCGCCCCGCCAAGGGGAGGAGCTACGACTACAATGGATCCTCCCGGGCTTTGTGCGCGCTGGGAAGCCCGCTGTCGCCGCCCACCGAGCCCCGGGCGCCCCCGAGGGCGCACATTTCCGGGCCGCCCACCGCCTGGATCGCCCCCGCCGAGCCTCCTCGAGTGTTGTCCGTCTGCTCCACGTCCCAGCCACCCCATCACCATCCGAAATGCCTGTCGACTTCTCCGGGTACTGGAAGATGCTGGCCAACCACAATTTCGAGGAGTACCTGCGCGCCCTCGGTAAGCCCGCGCGCCCCTCAagctgccaggagccagccagCGGCCCGCGGGGCCAGGGTTGTCAGGGCTAATAGGTGGCAGACTCTGGACTTGAGTAATTTAATGCGTAGAGCTGGGCTTCATGCGCTAGTTTCTGTTTCTGAAGGATTAACCCAAGGGCAGAAAACTTTGTTGGCAGAATCCCGAGGCACACACGGCTGCTGCCCGCAGGCACAGCCCGGGTGCAGCGGCAGGGCATCCTCCTGGCGTCGCGTGGCGCGGGCTGCTGGGGGTGGTTCCGAATCTTCCTGCCAACTTCCTTGCCCCTCTCGGCCCTCGCGCTGCCCACCCCCGCAGATGTCAACGTGGCGTTGCGCAAGATCGCCTGCTTGCTGAAGCCGGACAAAGAGATCGTTCAGGAGGGGGACCACATGGTCATCCGCACGCTGAGCACTTTCCGGAACTACATCATGGACTTCCAGGTCGGCCAGGAGTTCGAAGAGGACCTCACGGGCATCGACGACCGCAAGTGCATGGTGAGGACTCCTGTGCCTGGGCGGGGAGCACGCGCAGGGAGGGCTGGACCTGAGGGAGCCAGGGGACAACCCACGGCTCCCCAGCGCAGCCATGCTGGGCCTCCCGTGCGTGGGCTCGTTGCCAGGTGCTTTGTTCCCATGCACAGGACGGGAACCTGCCCATTCTGCAGACGAAGAGATCCGAGGAAACCTGCCCAGTGAGGGAGGGACAGAATTCCAAGGCCAGTCTGTCACCCCTGAGAACTAGCctggaggaggggagaaagacAGCAGGGATGGAGAACACAAACACAGGAGGCCCTGGGGGTGAAGCAGCCTCCAGTGGCTGCAGGAAACAGGGCGCCTTGATCCTGCTGGCAAGCCCTCTGACCTGCCTGTTCTTGCCCCAAAGCTGGAATTTGGCTGCTGGCCatctcatacacacactcactcactcacacacacactcacacaccagcCACTGCCCACTGAGCTTGCAGCTGACTTACGAAGAGGACATTGTCCCTGCAGCCCAGGTCACCGGAAGCAgctggaggagaggggagaggggctcCCCTCCAGCCCAACAATGGGAAGTTGGTGACCAGGAGACCCCAATTAGCTCTGGCAGATCCCCAGGAGGTCAGCTTCAGGCCACTGGGAAGTCAAGGTCCCCTAATCTTGACCCTGGAAACGGCTAATGCTCACAGCCGGGCCTTGCTTATGGAGcagccctcctgcccacccctccccctgcgcAAGGACCCTGACAGTCCAGCAGGGGGCCACTAGTCAGCCGGTATCAGCAGTGGCCAGGGGAGGCGGGGAGAAGCTAGGGGCCCTGTGAGAGGGGCACCAGAGCCCTGagctccagccctgccctgggccagTCTGCTTGCCAGCCCCGTGGGCCTGGGCATGCCAGAGGAAGGACCTCAGGCCTGGTGATGGAGGCCCCAGTCGGGCTGAGCCTGCAGTTGCTGGGATCGAAGGGGGAGCCACCGTGGGAGGGAATACCCTTGCCATGCCTTTGCAAGTTTCAAGGCTCCCAAATCTGCTGGGGAAAGAGGCCTCCCAAACGCCCCGGATGTGGGCCCTGGCCCACTGGACTCACCTTTGCCCCAGAGGAGCTGTGCTTGTCTCCCAGGACGCAGCTTCTCTCTGGGGTGCACCCGGCTTGGGGTGCCCTGTACTCAGCTGGGTGCCCTCCCTCACCCCGCAAGGCCTGAGCTGCTGCTCGTTGAACGCTTCTCATTGCAGCATACTGCACGCTGGCAGCACAGTGGGCTGAGGAGGGGGGGTCCGGGGGCAGGAGAACCCCCAGCTAAGTGGGACTTCCAGGATATAGTTAAGAATGGGGGCGTCTGTGGGGAACCCCCAGATGGGACCACATGGACAAAGGACCTGGAAAGGCctggctggagagagagaggtgcagcAAGTTGTGACTGGGCCTCCTGGGGGCCTCCCAGGCCTTGCTGAGAGAGGCGTGGCCAGGCTGCCATCCCACTGCACAGGGCCGGGGCTCCCTGAGCCGGAGGCCGGCAGGCTGTGGATCTGCCGCTTTCCACGGACACCTTATCTGTGTCCTGGAATGGCCGCAGAGGGTGGGTCTGCTTTGCAGATGTGTTTCGTTTGGCCTGTGTGATGCTAGAAAACTTTCCAAGCCCATTGCCAACAACTTCCAGAGTGTAAGATCCCCCAGGAGAATTCATTATTCTGATAGCGCGTACCAGAATAAACCCCGTGGGGCTGCAGGCCATAGGCACAGTGACTCCTGCCTTGCATGGGAGCCTGGGACCCTGTCACAGTGGCTCTGTCGAGAGGGGTGTTCCGGGCTCTGCTGCTGTCTGCAGCCCACCTGTGACCTCAAATGAGGGGATCAGATGGCCCTTAGGGACCTGTCTGGAAGGCAGTGGGTCCCCAGACGCTGCACGCAGGGAGCCTTttggctgctgcaggctgggCCTGGACTGCACTCTGCCCAGGCTCAGGGGCACTTTGGAGCCACCCCACCGCAGCCCCAGCTGGGGCCATTCTCTCATGTGCAGAGACTGGGCTGCACCTCCTACAGCATGCTGTCAGAACAGGGAGACGCAGGCAGCAGGGTTAGCATGAGAGCGCTTGGCAGGGCAGGGCACCTAGAGAACACAAAGGTGCTCCCCACTCCCGAACAAGGAGAACCCCTGGGGAACACTCTGCTCCTTGTCCCCCG
This window harbors:
- the RBP1 gene encoding LOW QUALITY PROTEIN: retinol-binding protein 1 (The sequence of the model RefSeq protein was modified relative to this genomic sequence to represent the inferred CDS: inserted 2 bases in 1 codon) — encoded protein: MDPPXGFVRAGKPAVAAHRAPGAPEGAHFRAAHRLDRPRRASSSVVRLLHVPATPSPSEMPVDFSGYWKMLANHNFEEYLRALDVNVALRKIACLLKPDKEIVQEGDHMVIRTLSTFRNYIMDFQVGQEFEEDLTGIDDRKCMTTVSWDGDKLECVQKGEKEGRGWTQWIEGDELHLEMRVQGVVCKQVFKKVQ